In Prochlorococcus marinus str. MIT 1214, one DNA window encodes the following:
- a CDS encoding DedA family protein, translating into MEISEFISSLPVLIGNAVETNQWIGYGAILLAMFLENLIPPIPSELIMPLGGFYVSQGQLDFLPVVLAGLIGTVVGALPWYGIGRLVNEERLEQWLEKNGRWIGINPKELARSRKWFNTYGVSLVFWGRLVPGIRTLISVPAGVELMPITPFLIWTTAGSLIWTLFLTITGFYLGDNYAKIEIWMNPFSSIFKTILILIFSGALIILIYKTLRKLIIN; encoded by the coding sequence ATGGAAATATCTGAATTTATATCTTCTTTACCAGTATTAATAGGCAATGCAGTTGAGACTAACCAATGGATTGGTTATGGGGCGATCTTGCTGGCAATGTTTTTGGAAAATCTAATTCCGCCAATTCCCTCGGAGTTGATTATGCCCCTTGGTGGCTTTTATGTTTCTCAAGGTCAATTAGATTTTTTACCAGTTGTTTTAGCAGGTTTAATAGGAACTGTTGTCGGGGCTTTGCCTTGGTATGGAATAGGAAGATTAGTTAATGAAGAAAGACTTGAGCAATGGCTTGAGAAGAATGGACGTTGGATTGGAATTAATCCTAAGGAACTTGCTCGAAGTCGTAAATGGTTCAACACTTACGGGGTGTCTTTAGTCTTTTGGGGGAGATTAGTACCGGGAATTCGCACTTTGATTTCAGTGCCAGCAGGTGTAGAGTTGATGCCCATTACTCCCTTTCTGATTTGGACAACTGCTGGAAGCCTGATTTGGACCTTGTTTTTGACAATTACCGGGTTTTATTTGGGCGATAATTATGCAAAAATTGAAATATGGATGAATCCTTTCTCTAGTATCTTTAAGACAATACTTATTTTAATTTTTTCTGGTGCTTTAATAATTTTAATTTATAAAACTCTTCGTAAACTAAT
- the ahcY gene encoding adenosylhomocysteinase, translating into MFAATKSNLNSIEKNTDYVVNDITEAEFGRKELLIAETEMPGLMALRKKYGSQKPLNGAFIAGSLHMTIQTGVLIETLVELGAKVRWASCNIFSTQDHAAAAIASSGVPVFAKKGETLDEYWEYTHKIFEWSDGESANMILDDGGDATGLIILGSKAEEDISVLNDPSNEEEIALFASIKKKLSQDPNFYSKAKSFIKGVTEETTTGVARLYQMEKSGELVFPAINVNDSVTKSKFDNLYGCRESLVDGIKRATDVMVAGKVALVMGYGDVGKGSAQSLRGLGATVMISEIDPICALQAAMEGFRVVRLDEVVEEVDIFVTATGNFQVIRHEHLIRMKNESIVCNIGHFDNEIEVSSLKAYEWENIKPQVDHITLPSGNKIILLAEGRLVNLGCATGHPSFVMSNSFTNQVLAQIELFKYGVKYLNKVYVLPKHLDEMVAILHLDKIGAKLTKLTEEQAEYINVPIEGPYKADQYRY; encoded by the coding sequence ATGTTCGCAGCAACCAAGTCAAATCTCAACAGTATTGAGAAGAATACTGATTATGTAGTTAATGATATAACCGAAGCTGAATTCGGGAGAAAAGAACTTTTGATCGCTGAAACAGAAATGCCCGGTTTAATGGCACTGAGAAAAAAATATGGATCCCAAAAACCATTAAATGGTGCTTTCATCGCAGGTAGTCTCCATATGACTATCCAAACAGGAGTTCTAATTGAGACTCTCGTTGAACTTGGCGCAAAAGTTAGATGGGCATCATGTAATATTTTTTCCACACAAGATCATGCTGCTGCAGCCATCGCAAGTTCAGGTGTCCCAGTATTTGCTAAAAAGGGTGAAACTTTAGATGAATACTGGGAATATACACACAAAATTTTTGAATGGAGCGATGGTGAATCTGCAAATATGATTCTTGATGATGGTGGTGATGCTACTGGATTGATTATTTTGGGGAGCAAAGCGGAAGAAGATATTTCTGTTCTTAATGACCCTTCAAATGAAGAGGAAATTGCATTATTTGCTTCTATTAAGAAAAAACTTTCTCAAGATCCAAATTTTTATTCAAAAGCGAAATCTTTTATAAAAGGAGTGACTGAGGAAACTACGACAGGTGTGGCTCGTCTTTACCAAATGGAAAAAAGTGGAGAACTTGTATTTCCAGCTATTAACGTAAATGATTCTGTGACTAAAAGTAAGTTTGACAATCTTTATGGTTGTCGTGAATCCTTGGTGGATGGAATTAAAAGAGCTACAGATGTAATGGTGGCTGGTAAGGTTGCCCTGGTTATGGGGTATGGAGATGTGGGGAAAGGTTCGGCTCAGTCTTTAAGGGGGTTAGGTGCGACAGTCATGATCTCTGAGATAGATCCAATATGTGCACTTCAAGCCGCAATGGAGGGTTTTAGAGTTGTGAGACTAGATGAAGTGGTTGAAGAGGTAGATATTTTTGTTACAGCAACTGGAAATTTCCAAGTTATTCGTCATGAGCATTTGATCAGGATGAAGAACGAATCGATAGTTTGTAATATCGGCCATTTTGATAATGAAATAGAGGTTTCTTCTTTAAAGGCCTATGAATGGGAAAATATTAAGCCTCAAGTTGATCACATAACATTGCCAAGCGGTAACAAAATAATTCTTTTAGCAGAAGGAAGATTAGTCAATCTTGGATGTGCGACTGGTCATCCAAGTTTTGTTATGAGTAATTCTTTTACCAATCAAGTATTAGCTCAAATTGAATTATTCAAATATGGCGTTAAATATTTGAATAAAGTTTATGTTTTGCCAAAACATTTAGATGAAATGGTGGCTATTCTTCATTTAGATAAAATAGGAGCAAAGTTAACTAAGTTAACTGAAGAACAAGCTGAATATATTAATGTTCCAATTGAAGGTCCTTATAAGGCTGATCAATATCGTTATTAA
- the tsaE gene encoding tRNA (adenosine(37)-N6)-threonylcarbamoyltransferase complex ATPase subunit type 1 TsaE gives MKKDTEKQFKVFNSLAQQTNNFCWTLDKPESTMSLGSTLTKKFPDLRILLLNGPLGAGKTTLVKGIAKSLKIQEPITSPTFPLSQHYPLGYPPLIHLDLYRIEEKNAANEFFLQEEEESKAMSALMVVEWPERLSLPMPDAWRGKLEYSSDNQSRFFQLIPPLD, from the coding sequence GTGAAAAAAGATACTGAAAAACAATTCAAGGTTTTTAATTCATTGGCTCAGCAAACTAATAATTTTTGCTGGACTCTAGACAAACCTGAATCAACGATGTCATTAGGTTCAACATTAACAAAAAAATTCCCTGATCTAAGAATTCTCCTTTTAAATGGACCTCTTGGAGCAGGAAAAACAACATTAGTTAAAGGAATTGCAAAAAGTCTAAAAATTCAAGAGCCCATTACTTCGCCCACTTTCCCTTTATCCCAACATTATCCTTTGGGATACCCGCCATTGATACATCTTGATCTTTATAGAATTGAAGAAAAAAATGCAGCAAACGAATTTTTTTTACAAGAGGAAGAAGAATCCAAAGCCATGAGTGCATTGATGGTCGTTGAATGGCCTGAGAGGTTATCTCTCCCAATGCCTGATGCCTGGAGAGGAAAATTAGAATATTCCTCAGACAATCAATCCCGCTTTTTTCAGCTAATTCCTCCTTTAGATTAA